In a genomic window of Helianthus annuus cultivar XRQ/B chromosome 10, HanXRQr2.0-SUNRISE, whole genome shotgun sequence:
- the LOC110886797 gene encoding pentatricopeptide repeat-containing protein At2g44880, producing the protein MCEKQQLGGLWSTKERTCLYLLQYKSTTKHSLLQIHAFMLRNSLDKNKNLAAKFIATCSSIAVKLFTTSSDNANDLIRHARQVFDHMPVRDDTFISNTMMRAHLGIRQYEECVGLYTELRGNVGFKPDGYTFMTLGKLCALSLDVWGSQQVHDLVVKEGFEHDLYVSTCLVDMYAKLGKMDCAQKLFDEMPERSLVSWTTLVCGYAKRGEMDNARMVFDQMPKKDTAAFNAMIDAYVKVGDVSRASSLFNEMPEKNVVSWTSMVDGYCSHGNISMARTLFDSMPHKNLISWNAMIKGYYQSKQPDEALKLFQELQLEASLEPDNVTVVSILPAIADLGALESGNWVHQYIIRKKMNTATNVCTALVDMYAKCGEFTKARRVFDSIPRKETATWNALIHGLAVNGYGNEAINVFLDMTRRSIKPNEITMTAVLTACNHSGLVEEGKRWFKSMQDFGIVPKIEQYGCMIDLLGRAGCLDEAERFMDDMPFEMNDIILSSFLSACGYAKDVKRAERILNKTCEKGVHNDGNYITLRNLYAQDRRWVDVEEVVGVMRSKNSRKEVGCSVIEVEGHVWGFASGDRFHPQWLAIKSMLDVLLIDMKKERNA; encoded by the coding sequence ATGTGTGAGAAACAACAATTAGGAGGTTTATGGAGCACAAAAGAACGAACATGTTTATATCTTCTTCAATACAAATCCACAACCAAACACTCTCTTCTGCAAATTCACGCATTCATGCTTCGAAACTCTCTCGACAAGAACAAAAACCTTGCTGCCAAATTCATCGCCACATGTTCCTCCATTGCTGTTAAACTATTCACCACCTCATCAGACAATGCAAACGATCTCATTCGACAtgcccgccaagtgttcgatcaTATGCCAGTGAGAGATGACACGTTTATCAGCAACACCATGATGAGAGCTCATCTGGGTATTCGCCAATATGAAGAATGTGTGGGTTTGTATACGGAATTGAGGGGAAATGTTGGGTTTAAACCCGATGGTTATACGTTTATGACATTGGGGAAGCTCTGTGCTTTAAGTTTGGATGTTTGGGGAAGTCAGCAAGTGCATGATCTTGTTGTTAAAGAAGGGTTCGAACATGATTTGTATGTATCGACGTGTTTAGTCGATATGTATGCGAAATTAGGGAAGATGGACTGTGCACAGAaactgtttgatgaaatgcctgagAGAAGTCTGGTTTCTTGGACCACGTTAGTTTGCGGTTACGCAAAGCGCGGCGAGATGGATAACGCGAGAATGGTATTTGACCAGATGCCTAAGAAGGACACTGCTGCGTTTAACGCAATGATCGATGCGTATGTCAAGGTAGGCGACGTGAGTCGTGCGAGTAGTTTGTTTAACGAGATGCCGGAAAAGAACGTTGTGTCATGGACTAGTATGGTTGACGGTTATTGTAGTCACGGTAATATATCTATGGCTAGGACCCTTTTCGATTCGATGCCGCATAAGAACTTAATATCGTGGAATGCAATGATTAAAGGGTATTACCAGAGTAAACAACCGGACGAGGCCTTAAAGTTGTTTCAAGAATTACAACTAGAAGCATCACTCGAACCTGATAACGTCACCGTTGTTAGTATTCTACCCGCAATCGCTGATTTAGGAGCTTTGGAGTCGGGTAACTGGGTTCACCAATATATCATAAGAAAGAAGATGAATACAGCTACTAACGTATGCACCGCGTTAGTCGATATGTATGCTAAATGTGGCGAATTCACGAAAGCCCGAAGAGTATTCGATTCAATCCCGAGAAAGGAAACCGCCACTTGGAATGCTTTGATACATGGTTTAGCGGTTAATGGTTACGGAAATGAAGCGATAAACGTGTTTCTAGATATGACCAGACGCAGCATCAAGCCGAATGAGATAACCATGACTGCGGTTTTAACGGCTTGTAACCATAGTGGTCTAGTGGAGGAAGGTAAAAGATGGTTTAAGTCAATGCAAGATTTTGGTATTGTTCCGAAAATCGAACAATACGGTTGCATGATTGATCTTTTGGGCCGAGCGGGGTGTTTGGATGAAGCGGAAAGGTTTATGGATGATATGCCGTTTGAAATGAACGATATTATATTGAGTTCGTTTTTATCTGCGTGTGGTTACGCGAAGGATGTTAAACGGGCCGAGCGGATTTTGAACAAAACTTGTGAAAAGGGGGTTCATAATGATGGGAATTATATTACATTGAGGAATTTGTATGCACAAGATAGAAGATGGGTTGATGTGGAGGAAGTGGTGGGAGTTATGAGAAGTAAGAATTCAAGAAAAGAAGTTGGTTGTAGTGTTATTGAGGTTGAGGGTCATGTGTGGGGGTTTGCATCAGGAGATAGGTTTCATCCTCAATGGTTAGCTATAAAGTCAATGTTGGATGTGTTATTGATTGAtatgaagaaagaaagaaatgctTGA